The Gemmatimonadota bacterium genomic sequence CGTGCCTCGGCAACCCATCGACGCGCACCAGGACCAAGGTGACTCCGGGCACTCAAGGATTCCGCAGTTCATACCGCAGCTCTGGATTTCGCGGCTGCCGTTGGTGTCGAACGCTCCGAGCACCAGGAACCCGAGCACAGCCAGGCTGCGCAGCGCCATGTGCCTCATAGTCTCATCTCCGTTGAAGTCGACGTCATCAGTGGCCCACAAACTCAGTGCTGATCTACGGAGTGCAGCCGATGCCGGGCTGAAAGTCGCAAAAGCTGATTGCCTCGGAACACACCGCCGACCCAAAGCAACCCATCGCGGCACACCACGCGCCAGGGCTATCCGGACACGTGAGGATACCACAGTTGTGACCACAGCTATCGAATGTGCGTTCGCCTGCGGAACCTTGCGTCGGCGTCGACAGCAGGACAATTGCGATGCACGCAATAGTGTGAATTGCGGTTCGACCACGCATAAGGGCTCCCAATGTGAAGGTCTCGTTGAGCCAGCTTACGGCCAGCAGGTCAAATTGGGGCCGCCACCACACAGATTCGCATCGCTGTTCATGCAGAACCCTCCGGAGCACCCAACGGCACGGCACTGCGAAGCGGGATCGTCGGGGCAGATCAGAATGCCGCAGTTCGGCACGCCGCAGCCGTCCAGAACAGTGGCGCCTATGGTGGACGGGCTCACACTGCTCAAGCCGAGGACTGCACTCAGTGAGACCAGAGAGAAGAGACTGCGCATCGCCGCACCTCAACGGTTGGTGGTTACAGGGATTGCGACTCCCCGTTCGCGCACAGTGGGCGCGATGGAGTGCCCCACTGATAGGCCGCATTGATAGTGGCCGCAAGGCCGAGTGTGCGACGTATTGCGACATGGTTGGGTAGGGGAAGCATGCTGCCAGCACCGAGACGGTTAGCGGCCGTGTAGGACGCGTCCAGGGGCGGCGAGGCCTGCACGCCGAAGCTGGCGTTCGAGCTGGCGGCGACTCACGCCAGCAGCAGCCGCGAGACGCTTAACGGTCCACCGCGTCGGATCGCTAAGGGCGCGCAGTAGGGCTTGGCGTGTACCCCCAGGCAAGCGAATCTCCGCAATCTCCGACGGTCCGAGTGTCTGCTCACCCGGAGTAAGCAGGGTGTCCACCCCTTCAGGTGAATCGAGGCCAAGCAAGAAGAGGTGGCTGTTGCGGAGTCTGGCAAAGGTCAACAAGGTCCGCATGTCATCGACGTCCACGCGAGCCAAGAGCACGATAGGGCGTGTCCCAACCATATCGAGCTTCCGAGCCTCCATCAGGCACTCTGCCGAGCGACAGACGGCGAGCTCGACAACTGCAGGGCAGCTATGTGCGACGCGCCATGCGACGAGCTCAGTCAGCGAAGCGACGACGCGGAAGGAGGCAGGCGATCTCGATGCCCTCGCAGAGGCGTGCTCGTGACGCTCCGCCGAGCAGAGCCACCGCATCGTGCGCTCGGAGACAAGCGCCGGAATCAGGCATTCGCCGCAGTCGCAGGGAGGTCCGAGGCCGGCCGCCTCCTTACGAACACAGCCGGGCCTCCCTCCGGCTTCACCCGCGCACAGTGACTCTCTCTCTCTCTCTCTCTCTCTCTCATTCATCATCACCCCTCCCCCGCGCTCCGGCGCGCCCGTCCATCGCCTGACTACCAAGCTGCAGCCAGTGGCTCGATCAGGCAAGTGGGGCGCACGTCACGCTCACCAGAGCGCTACGTGCGGGTAACATGTTGACGGCCTCATCCACCGTTGTTCATGGACGGAGGGCGACGGCGCCGCTCCCGGAGGCTGGAAAGCGCGTCATCACGGCCGGGTCGTGGCCCGGGATGACGAGTGCGGGTGAGGTGGCGAGCGCCCGCATGGTGCGTTGCGCGCGGAGGTTGGAGAGGGAGTCGAGGGTCTGCGCGATCGGGCGCGACTGGTCGAGGTTCTCGTACAGGTAGGCGTTGTCTGACGCGATCACGACTGTGCCACGTGAGGTCCGCACGGAGACAAACTGCGACGCCCAGGTGTGCTTGCCCCCGGTGTGCACGCGGATCCCCGGCCGGATCTCGGCGGAGTCGCCAGTCGCGAAGCGAATGCGCCCCGCGGCGAAGAGCCGACGATACATCGCCGCGACCTCTTGATCGATCGCCGGAGCCTTTGCCTCGCCGTTGGGGCCGACGTAGTAGTCAAACTCCTCGCGTTGGAGCCAGATGCGTGCATTGGGAAAGCGCTCGACCCCGTCGGCATGATCCCAATGGATGTGCGAGATGATGATGTCGGTCACTCGTGCGGGGTCGAAGCCGGCCCGACGCAGTGCACTATCGGGCGTGACGTAGTCGACCGGCTTCCATTGGGTGAGGAACTTCTCGCGCGTGAACCCGGCGTCGACCATGATGATGTCGCCGTTCGCGGCTCGTAGCGGCCAGACCATCAAGGTCGCGTCGATGCGTCGCGCGGAATCAGCCCCGGCGATAAGGCCGCGCACGCGAAAGTTGGCGAGCGCCCCGAACTTCACCGCGAAGGCCTCGTACTGTGGCGCTGCGGTGCGCGTGGCCGTCGCACAGCCCGCGAGGACGAGGAGGCAGGAGAGGGCAGGGGATCGCATGCGGAGGAAGATGCCACCGGGGACCGCACGCGCCAGTCACCGGCGCTTCACGCATATCGCCGCGGCGGCCGCGGCGAGCGCCTGCCGGCGCTCAACATCGTTCCTGCTCGGACCGCAGCCCCGGCGGAATTGACATGCTCCCCCGCGGTGTGTAGCCTGATTGTAGCCATTCCCGCTACCATGGCCAGAGAGACCGTCACATATCGTGAACTGCGCAACACCCCCGGCCGGGTGTTCGAACGCCTGGCCGAGGGTGAGGCGCTTTCGCTGGTCGCCGAAGGCGAGCCCAAGGCCCTGTTGATCCCTGTGATCGATGGTGACCTCGAAACGGCCATGGACGCCTGGAATCGGGGGCGTGCACTCCTGGCGCTCGCGAGGCTGCAGGCTGCGGCGAGGGTCGCCGGTGCGGACGAGCTGTCGATGACGGAAGTGATCGAGGAGGTCGCCGCCGTCCGAAAGGCACGACGCAAGCGGGAGCGCTGAACACTGGTGCGCGTCGTGGTAGACACTAACGTCCTGGTGTCAGGGATGCTCTCGGGCGCCAGCCCGCCGGCTGAGGCGCTGGGGGGCTGCGCCGACGCCATCATCACGGGCAACGTCAGGCATTTCCCCATTGGCCGCGCTCGACTCGACTTTGCGATCCTCACACCGCGGCAGTGCGTGGAGCGGCTCCGGAGTGACCCCCGACGTCCGACAGGCCGGGGGTGATCCCTCCGTCTCATCGCGCACGCGCTTGCGCGTTACCGGCTGAACACCGCTCCATGCGGGATGCCAGCTGCCTGACCACCGTGCGGCCACGTCTTTCCGTCCATCCGGAAGCCCGGGGTCGCAGCGCCTTCCTCACGGAAGCGCTCGTCCAGCGTGATGCGGCCCGTTGCAGTGTCGACCTGGGCGAGCACGACCCGGTGCTGCATCCCGGCGTAGCCGGTCACGACGAGACGGCGCTTGTCGGGTGACAGCGAGATCCAGTGCGGCACCTCGTCGGCGCCGAGCGCCATCCGGCTCACCTCGCGCGGTGCGGCGGGGTTGGAGATATCGAGGCTGACGACGGCGCTCCATGCCGGGACGGTGACGAGGTAGAAGCGACCCGCCACCACGGGGATGGCGCAGTACTCGCCCGTCTTCTTGGGGAACGATGCGACGAGTCGCGCCGACGGGGTCGCGCTCTCCAGCCCTTCCATAAGATAGAGCCCGCAATTGAAGGTCGAGACCAGTACGGTGCGGCCGTCGCCGAGTACCCGGGGTTCGGCGCTCAGCATCTCTTCGCCGGCCGGGCCCGCGGGCAGCGGGATCGAGTGCTGCAGCGAGAGATCCGAGAGACGCCACACCTGCACCTGGCGCGATGCCTTGGTGTCCCCGTTCATGTCGGTGGTGGTCGTCACGACGCGATCGAGCGGCGCGACGATACCCGCGCTGTACACCCGCAATTGCGGATCAACACCCGGTGTGTTGGCCGAGGAGGCGCGCACGAACTGTCCGGCGGGAGTGAGCTCGACGAGGCCTCCAGGCGCAGTCGAGCCGCCGGCGTGTTGCATCTGGAAGGTCGCCAGCACGTTCCCGTTGGGGAGTCGCAGGTACGAGTGCGGGTGGCCATACCCCTGGACGTCGCCGAACTGGTTGACGAGTTGCGGCTTGTCCGGCGTGGTGAGGTCGAAGATGAAC encodes the following:
- a CDS encoding N-acyl homoserine lactonase family protein; the encoded protein is MRSPALSCLLVLAGCATATRTAAPQYEAFAVKFGALANFRVRGLIAGADSARRIDATLMVWPLRAANGDIIMVDAGFTREKFLTQWKPVDYVTPDSALRRAGFDPARVTDIIISHIHWDHADGVERFPNARIWLQREEFDYYVGPNGEAKAPAIDQEVAAMYRRLFAAGRIRFATGDSAEIRPGIRVHTGGKHTWASQFVSVRTSRGTVVIASDNAYLYENLDQSRPIAQTLDSLSNLRAQRTMRALATSPALVIPGHDPAVMTRFPASGSGAVALRP